TTGGCTACGTGATCCTCGCCATGTATCTCGGGATCGCGGTGTCGTACTACGCCTCCGACACCTCTTTGAGCGTGACCCCGCTGTTTCTTGCCATCGCTTGTTACCACGTCGTTTCCCTCGTGCCGATTCTGTGGTACCTCCAGCCGGCGCGGCGCAAGCAGCTCTTCCACGTCACCCTTTGGGACATCTTGCTCGGCAGCGACTGATTTGAAGCGGGAAGCCGAGTCTGCTACGATAACTTTCTCTGGTAATGCGGGGGGTGGGTCTAGCCGCTAGCCGGATCCCAACGAGTGGATACACACCGGGTTCCGTATTTGCATCCGGTTCGGAGGGCTTATGTCATCGCTGCCGAAGGCGGGAGAAACGCGGCAGCAGTGGATTTATTTGCTGGAGGAAGCCGCTCGAGGACGAACCGAAGGCCTCGAGGAGCTTCTGGGAGCGAGCCCCGACGCCCACGCACCGCTGCTGCAATTCCTGACGCACCTCGAGTTCAATCCCGAGGTCGCCGAGGAGCACTGGAGAAACATCTTCGAGAATCGCCGACTATTGGCCAAAAAGCTCGGTCGGGCGGCGAGCCTCCAGCTCGCGGCTCTCGATTATTTCCAGAACCAGACGCCGGGGCTGGCAAATCCCAAGATCCTGGAGATGTCGACCTTCCTCGCGACCGAGCGAAATGCGATCACCGACAGCCTCACCGGCCTCTACAACCGTCATTTCTTCGACGCGAGCCTGAGGCGAGAGCTCAAGCGGGCCCGCCGCTACGGGCTCGCGCTGTCGATCGTGCTTCTCGATCTGGACGACTTCAAGTCCATCAACGACGTGTATGGCCACCTCATCGGTGACCAGGCGCTCTCGACCTGCAGTACCGTGGTTCAGGCCGGGGTCCGCGAGATCGACGTCGCCTGCCGCTACGGGGGCGAAGAGTTCGCCCTGATTCTTCCGGAGACGAGTCGAACCGGAGCCTTCATCGTCTCCGAACGCATCCGGGCCGACGTCAAGGACCTGTTCGACCGCAAGCAGGTAGGCACCACTCACATCTCACTCACGCTGAGCGGCGGTATCGCCATCTATCCCGTGGATTCCAACTCCGCCGAGGGCCTCATTCGCATGGCGGACCAGGCCCTCTATCGCTCGAAGCACGACGGCAAGAACCGGATCACCCTCCACGCGGAGGAGAAGCGGCGCTCGCCGAGACTCGACGCGCGCAAACCCCTGATCTTCCGCGCACGCCGCGCTCGGCTCACGCAACTAAGCGAGCTCCGGAGCCAGACCAAGAACCTCTCTCGCAACGGCGCCCTGGTTCAAAGCCACATTCCATTAGACGTCGGAACCGAGCTCGAGATCGGAATCGATATCCCGCACAACGGAGACAGCTTCTTTCTCAAAGGCAGAGTCGTCCGCCTCGAATCGACCCCAACCGAAGCCGGACAAAGCGCCCACTACGAGGTGGGTGTCGCCTTCGACGCCGACACCGAGGAAGAGGCGAGGAAGCTCGAAGTCCTCGCCGCCGAGATCTACCGCACCCTCGATCTCCACGGCGCGTCCGCCCCCGCCGCCCCCACCCTTGACAGCGTCCGAAGCGCGGAGGATAATTCGCTACTCGGTTGACGCGGGGTGGAGCAGTCCGGTAGCTCGTTGGGCTCATAACCCAAAGGTCGCGGGTTCAAATCCCGCCCCCGCCACCATCTAAGTCCTTTCAATTCTCCAACTTAGTTTTTCCAGCCGAGCCCGTCTCCAAAATGTCTCCAAAACCAGAGACAGGAGCGGGCTGCTCTAAGAGTCGGGGCGCTCCCTCCACTGCCGCGGGACTCAGGTGCCCATCGTCTATTTCGACTCAAACGCCAACCAGCCGACCGAGCTGTGGCCGAGCGTGAACGACAACTGGTGGTGCGGCGAGTTCAGAGTGGCTGCTCCGGCCCAACCACCATAACAACTGCGGGTATGAGGACTGAGGAGTAGAGGATCCCACACGCCCCCCCGGATTGTTCTCGGGGGTTGAGGTTGATTGACTAGAAGCTGAACGAGACCACGACGCCCTTTCTGCCCCGCATGACTAGCGGCGCGACCGTGAGCTTGTTGTCGCGGTCAGCGGCCACGTAAACGGTGGTGTGCGTCTTACGCATAATGTCGAACAAGACGCCGAGCCCGACGCTAGTCCCGCCAACCAGGAGAAAAAAACTGGTGGCCTCCTCATTTGTACAATCCGGACACCCTGTTAGCGCGATGAGTCCGGCTCCGACGCCCAAACCGATGAGGGCTCCATTCAGAATCGAGTCGTTTCTCGTGACATCGATTCGCATGAGGTCCTCTTCGCTAAAGAGGATCGTCTTGTCGTCGACGCGAATGTGCTCTTCGTCGAGACCCTTGATCTTCCCCTCGTAGACGTTCCCGCTCAACGTCCGTACGCTTACCTTGTGTCCGAGGTGAAGGCTTTGGAGCAGTTCTCGACTCGAGGTAGTATGGTGCGGCTTTGCGCCGTTCAGTTCCACAACATCGCTGTAGTCGATCCATCGCTGGTAGGAGCTGGTGCCCAAAAGTTCCCGTGCCGCATCGCCCTCGATACGCAGTTCGAATTTCTCATCTCCTGTTCTCAAGAGCGTGCCCTTCAAGACCTCTCCCTCGTCCAACTTGACTTCAAGCTCTGAACCCGTCGGAGTGACGAAGATTCGAGCCTTTATCTGGTCGGGCTCTAGAATCTGAGCGATGGCCGTCCCGGCGGCGAGCAGTGTCGTGAGCAGCAACGCCGTCGTCCGTAGCATCAGTGACCTCCAGTCTCGGCTATCCGCAAATAGCCAAGTTGGTCCCGCCTCGTCCTGACGCCAATCACAAACGCTCGAACCGACGCGTGCGCCAGGGTG
This DNA window, taken from Vicinamibacteria bacterium, encodes the following:
- a CDS encoding diguanylate cyclase; its protein translation is MSSLPKAGETRQQWIYLLEEAARGRTEGLEELLGASPDAHAPLLQFLTHLEFNPEVAEEHWRNIFENRRLLAKKLGRAASLQLAALDYFQNQTPGLANPKILEMSTFLATERNAITDSLTGLYNRHFFDASLRRELKRARRYGLALSIVLLDLDDFKSINDVYGHLIGDQALSTCSTVVQAGVREIDVACRYGGEEFALILPETSRTGAFIVSERIRADVKDLFDRKQVGTTHISLTLSGGIAIYPVDSNSAEGLIRMADQALYRSKHDGKNRITLHAEEKRRSPRLDARKPLIFRARRARLTQLSELRSQTKNLSRNGALVQSHIPLDVGTELEIGIDIPHNGDSFFLKGRVVRLESTPTEAGQSAHYEVGVAFDADTEEEARKLEVLAAEIYRTLDLHGASAPAAPTLDSVRSAEDNSLLG